GCTCTGAAGGaatgcgaaagcggttccaGAGAGGGCGACGGTTCCTACGAGGGTGAGTTTTTTAGTCTCCGGGCATACCATTGCTATTTTCTTTACCATTAGCTATTTTCTACCTCCTCATCcgtaaaaaaaaaggaaaaaataaccgcttatgcgattttggccgagtttaacaaagcgcgccagtcattaatggatttttttcccccaaaataaTAACTGTTGGTTAAGTTAATGGAAATGAGTTTTCGCGGGTGGAGCTTCGGATACTACTTAGTTTATATAATAACGTCCAACCAAGTTCtgtagaaataaaaattgtatttattcaaaaatccaACTTAGGCTAGATATgaacaattattatttattctaaGTTAACTCTAatagatataaatcaaaaattatggTACAATTATAAAACAGTGcaagtaaatgtaaaataaaaaacaaatgaaaaatgcaaatgaatGCTAAAGCGCGTTTATAAATAATTGCGAATGatgcttaaatatttatatgtggaaaatgagtatttttcagagttagaaaatatttttgttttttaaccacaGAAAGGCACTTTCAGTTTATCTTCACTATTATAAAATGTGTATTATTTTCTTCTGTATATTGTAATTAGAAGCCGTTATCTCAGCAATTTGCAATGTAAAGGGaccgaaaaattaaaataaaaaaaaaatttaaaattttaaaatataaaaaattttgaaattaaaaattttaaagtataaaaaattttgaaattaaaaattttaaagtataaaaaattttgaaaataaaaaatcaaaaatttaaaattttaaaattaaaatatgtatatatatatatatacatatataataaaaataaaaaaattttaaattttaaagtaattataaaaaaattttaaataaaaaaatttaaaatttaaaattaaaaaatttaataataaaaaaagatatataaaaaaataaaaaatgcgccATTTGGAAATATTGAACGAACGCCAGGAAGTCTGCATCcctcaaatgttgttttttatattatttaaaatatgtttaataaaaaacctATAGCAAACAAAAATGGCATAGAAATTCATAATTTGTACAGAGCGCCTGAAGAGCGCGCAAAAGCTTCCTGTCATactaaacgattttttttgtttttgatttttttgaagataattaattttcaaagctccaaattttagaaaatttgtgtttttgaagagaaaaaattaaaacaaatattttctatgacaaaataaaactgaaaaaactctaggatttttttaatgcatcaaaataaaactgaaactcTTTTTTTGCCTATATCTTTCAGcatttataaataaagttttgcacTTAAAAGTATTTAGTTTCATTTGTTATTTACGCTAATTGTATACATTTTCTATTTCTGGTATTTACGCATTAACTAGAATTGTGTTTGTATAAAACTaactatgtataaaaaaaaaaattgtaattgaaacAAAAGGAAACTATAGTGGCTTGTTtgcacaaaatgaaaataaaaaccaacacaacactaaatttattaaaaaaaactactacATACAGTTAGTTTTTCAATAACACCTAATTCGGTACCGGCAAAGTGCATAGTTCAATTGCGTGCGCTTGAGGTTTGCGACCTCGCTTCATTTTTTGCGTCCATACTTTGACTAATGTCGgtcatttattttccttttcacACAGTTTAGGTCTAACGCCAACTCGTCCATATCACTTGTAGTAATGGCCGCCATACTGATACGTTGGCGGATGCTGCGTGCCATTGGGATAATACAAATTGTGATGTGATGAGGAGCGCATTGGCGGATGTGGGCGGTAGGCATTGGGTGCGGCGGCTGCGGCTGCGGCAGAGGAGGAATTGGCATGCGCCGGCACATAAGCCGCGCCATCATCGCGTGcagtggtggcaaagcggcgtGCACAGCGCTCTTCAATATTTGATGGCGGCCAACGTTGGTAATGGCGTGTAGAGTCTTCGGACGAGCGACGACGATGGTAACGTTTCACGGAGGTGTTCGCTGTGGGTTGTGCAGCGCTCTGCTGCTGATGATAGCTACTGTCATCGCCACTGCCGGCGCTTTGTGTGCCCGTCGCCGCCGCTACAGAGGGTCGATATTTGCGACGCGAACGTTCATCCAGCGAGGAGGTGGGCGTGTAGTGCCCGGCGGCAACACGCGCCACTGGTGCATCAACCATATCATCACCGAATGCGGGATGGCGTCGCTGCATGTGTACGATGTCAGCAGCGAAATTGTCGTAGGCGCGCATACCTACGGCGCTACGTTTACGTTGTTCTTGCTCTTCGTCGAGGCGTGCGCGCCACTCTTGCGCGGTCACTTGTTGGCCGTAGAGGTCGGTGTGTGGCTGGAATTGTGATTGTGAGTTGGTGTAGAGGTTGTGGTAGGACGAGCGACGCCAACCTTCCTCGTAGCGACGGCGCGTATGCTCGTCTTCGAGTGCCTGCCGGCGCTGTGAGCGACTTGAACTGCTTTCAGATGAGTCCTCACCTGAAGTACCTATACCCAAATCCTTTTCATCACCGTAGGCTTTGTAAGGTGCACCGAGAAAACCTTTTCCCGTGCCGTAGGGGCCAGGCAGCCCTAATGGGGTGTGCTGTTGCAGGTAGTAGGAGCTCAACTTTTCCATGCTGGACAACTTCATAGGACTTTCAATATCTGTAATTTCATCGTTGTCATCATCCAAGTCCTTGCCGGACCATGTCTGCCATGAGCCTGGTCCAAAGAGCGACAAGAGCACGGGCAACAGGAAGAGGCCATGCATAGCGCCGAAGAATATCACAagaaataccattttgaagaaAACTAGGAAGATGTAGCTCTGTGCCAGCAGCAATGCGATAATGCCGAGTATTGTTGAGCTGGAGCCCTGCACAATCGGTAAGCCGAGTGAGTGCAGTGCCTCACGCACGCGCGCCTTTGGACTGCGCTTCTTCGACGACATATAAGTGTAGCAAATGTGCGCCGTAAAGTCCACCGAGAAGCCAATGCACATTATCAGATTGATCATGGAAATCGAATCGAGATTTACATCCCACAAAGCCATATAACCGGCAACGCCCAACTCaatcgaaataattgaaaaggcAACCCAAAGTGAGCAGAGTATATTGGGTATGAATATGAAAGAGATGATCATCATGATGATCGCGCCAACGATCATTGACTGCAATGAGGTCGGACGCACAAGTTCGAATTGATCGAAGAATACAAAGTAAGGATGAAATATTGAAGCATTCAGCGGCGAGGCTTTACAAATTTGACGCAAATCACGCACCATTTCCTTTTCGTGATTTGTATCGGTGATATTCACGGCTTGTATGAGAAAACGTGAGGCGATAATACGCGTCTCATCCTCGTTGAATTTGACATCGAGTGAGAAGGGATTGCCTGGGAAAAGCCAATGCTCTTTCACCGCATCTATAAACGATTGCTCATCGTCGATGGTGAGATTCAGATAGTCATTGTTGCGATCAACAAACGAGCGGAACGAACGTATCCACGATTCTGTGTAGAGCGAAGAAGTTACATACGAAGTATTCTCAAGTGTGCGTGTCAGCTCCTCAATTTGATCTTGCACAATGGGATCGGAGTAGTTCAGATCGCCAGTGATGATGACCTGTGTGTGCGAGAAGTGAAGAGAAGCAGAAAAGCGTTTAATGGAAGAGCTAAAATGGAAAATTAGTTAGGCGAGCAAGAGCGTTAGACTTACCTGCATGCGATATGGAAACTCGCGATAATATTCATCCTCACGATCGAAAAACTCCACCGAGTACGAATCAGCCTTTGACAATTTACGCCGCTCCAAGCCCTCCTTTATCTGTGTGAGTCCAAAGCAAGCGCCAGCTAAATATCCCGCAAAGATCAGTATGATCAACATTTTGCACCATTTATTATTGATCACGGCGGATAGGTGGTCCTTGAAGAAGGCCATTAACATGTGATCTTTGTTATCGATTGGATTATCGGGATCGTCGCGATTGATGCCACCGGCCATTATGGCTTTATACAAAAAGTTGCGCTTTTCTGTGTGGAAAGAAATTGTTAAGTAAGACGAAAAAAAAGACACAAATCAGTGGAAGTAAAAACGTAGTAGGTATTACAATAAAAGTTTGTTTGAAACAAacgttgaattaaaaaatttcctacAAGAAGGCCAACATTTACTGCGCTTCGGTTGCGCAAAAAGACACGATCACTGGCATGTTGCCACAATTTACGCGTGGCAATTATTATTGCAATTCTTTTAAACGTAATTACttatatttctatttcttttgtttttgccattATTGCTAACATTGAcctagaaaaaaatgtgtactgcATTGAGTTCACTGAATCTACTACTATGCCACTGCGTTGTTGGCTCCGACATGTGCTGCTGCTTACCATCCGTCGATCATTGCTGCTCTAATAACATTATTAGttacttgtttttgttgttctcaTTGCTGCACAGGTGCATTGCTTACATGCGCTCCCACTTTTTCTTCCTATACACGAATCAACTTGCCAATAGGAGTAGGTTACCAACCATCAACCGCGCACGAAACTGTTGTCTGATCAAGATACGCTTATAATCAGACAACTTAGCCATTCAAGATCACTAGGCTTTAGTGTAAACAAGTTTATTATGTTGAGGTTAATTGAGTTTTTCAAATGGCTATGGAGTTCTGTGGCAGCGAAGTGTAGACAAACAGAAATAGGTTGTCTGCTGTCGCTGCGCGCCAGCATAAATTGGATGAAATACAAGTGATGAGGTAAGATCAATGGTAGCCTGATTGGAAAGTAGGAGTGAATTTACCTATAGCAGAAAACGTaagcacgtacatacatattctgTACGGAAAGTGCGGTGAAATGGTCAGCAAGACAGAAGATattagtttttcattaaaatttattgtattgctttgaaagtaGGCCACCCTCAGGAATATAATAGCACACCTGTCAACAAATAATCcaataatcaaaacattttctaaGCACATTTTCCGGATGCGACTTCATTCACGCCACACATTGAATTTTATGTTCTCTAACGAGAAGCAGTCGTTTGAGTTTTGAAACGAGAAAAAAGTTACTCGGAGCTACAGTCtcccctaaggatttcaggccaatcagtcttgcGTCTTTCTGGCTGAAAACtcttgagagactgattgatctgcacataagaagcgaaattcctcggggcgtttgtcgcatactcaacatgcttactgtaaaggcagatcaGTGGAATCTGCTCTGCATACAATCGTTAAAAATATGGAGGAATCTCTATATCAGAAAGAAATTGCAgttggcgccttcctcgacattaaGGGGCCTTTTGATAACGTCCTTCCGGGGGTAATCTCTATATCTCTGGGTAAACTGGGGGTTGGAGCCGACTTTACCAGATTTATCTACAGAATACTTAGCGACAGAACGGTAGTGACAGGATGGGTCACCTCTCCGTCGACAGGTGAGTAAgggcactccgcaaggcggtATTCTCTCACCATTTCTCTGGGTTATCGTAAGCAATGACTTGCTGGGGGAGGTGATGAGAGGAGGCTGCAGGGTGACTGCCTACGTGGACGACGTGacactaattgttagaggaaagtgTGTAGATACCCTGTACGATTTGATGCAAAGATATCTGAAATTAGTTGTTCGAAGGGCAGCGGACTGCAGCTTGTCGGTGAATCCTCATAAGGCGGAGCTCGatctatttacgaggaaatataaaatccCCGAGCTCAACTCCTCTCATTAAGTGGCACTCCgttgatgctttctgacaaggtgaagtacctaggccTAATTCTTGACAGTAAGCCTAACATTGAGGGTGGATACAAGGGCGCTATTGGCAAAAGAAaaagccaattttgttatatggcgtcattgtctggtggaacttaCTGGAGAGCATGACATCGGtaaagaagctggagagagttcaaaCGTCTGCACTCATTgaaatcagtggggcgctccgAACCACTCCTACTATAGCGcttaatgttatgttaaatgtGATACTTGTAGactgccgctgcacgtaccgcaatcaggctGAGAGGTTCGAGCTTCAGGTTCGACCTCACTTACGAACACTCAAGTATCCTCAAAAACTTTGGGTTTATCCCGTTGACAACGGATCTGTGTATACCATCGCTTAGTGAAAGCGGTACTTTCTCTtcccatattccaccaagggaggagcAGACTGGGTGCAACACTTGGAGACAGAGCTTGGTGAACCTGTTCACGGACGGCTCGAAGTTATACGGAAA
The sequence above is drawn from the Anastrepha obliqua isolate idAnaObli1 chromosome 4, idAnaObli1_1.0, whole genome shotgun sequence genome and encodes:
- the LOC129244839 gene encoding patched domain-containing protein 3, with translation MRCACIYWVDKMLNKSFYHLGVLIAKHPGYFIIIPVLLTMLCMTGYQQLKYQIDPEYLFSPINGEGKAERAVVETFFKVNYTHRFNVGRITRPGRFGRVIVIPKDGNDNMLRREIFQELRHLDELIQNATVEYEGELFTYKDACARWENECFQNDILNLDFIMDDIESGELNLTFPIMFNPVTWDAHAFPVFFGGTKLTEDNIIVSVPAIQLVYFVTADTKRQDAKGAEWEETFLKVVGKAENSGLFKHISVSYFASRTLDHELEKNTRTVVPYFSSTFALMALFSIITCMMGDAVRSKPWLGLMGNISAIMATCAAFGLAMYCGIEFIGINLAAPFLMIGIGIDDTFVMLAGWRRTPAKMPVAERMGHMMSEAAVSITITSLTDLFSFWIGIISPFRSVQIFCTYSVFAVVFTFIWHITFFAGCMAISGYRERHNLHALFGCKVQAMSVAIKEKRNFLYKAIMAGGINRDDPDNPIDNKDHMLMAFFKDHLSAVINNKWCKMLIILIFAGYLAGACFGLTQIKEGLERRKLSKADSYSVEFFDREDEYYREFPYRMQVIITGDLNYSDPIVQDQIEELTRTLENTSYVTSSLYTESWIRSFRSFVDRNNDYLNLTIDDEQSFIDAVKEHWLFPGNPFSLDVKFNEDETRIIASRFLIQAVNITDTNHEKEMVRDLRQICKASPLNASIFHPYFVFFDQFELVRPTSLQSMIVGAIIMMIISFIFIPNILCSLWVAFSIISIELGVAGYMALWDVNLDSISMINLIMCIGFSVDFTAHICYTYMSSKKRSPKARVREALHSLGLPIVQGSSSTILGIIALLLAQSYIFLVFFKMVFLVIFFGAMHGLFLLPVLLSLFGPGSWQTWSGKDLDDDNDEITDIESPMKLSSMEKLSSYYLQQHTPLGLPGPYGTGKGFLGAPYKAYGDEKDLGIGTSGEDSSESSSSRSQRRQALEDEHTRRRYEEGWRRSSYHNLYTNSQSQFQPHTDLYGQQVTAQEWRARLDEEQEQRKRSAVGMRAYDNFAADIVHMQRRHPAFGDDMVDAPVARVAAGHYTPTSSLDERSRRKYRPSVAAATGTQSAGSGDDSSYHQQQSAAQPTANTSVKRYHRRRSSEDSTRHYQRWPPSNIEERCARRFATTARDDGAAYVPAHANSSSAAAAAAAPNAYRPHPPMRSSSHHNLYYPNGTQHPPTYQYGGHYYK